The following coding sequences are from one Saccopteryx bilineata isolate mSacBil1 chromosome 3, mSacBil1_pri_phased_curated, whole genome shotgun sequence window:
- the IGLON5 gene encoding igLON family member 5: MPPPAPGARLRLLAAAALAGLAVISRGLLSQSLEFSSPADNYTVCEGDNATLSCFIDEHVTRVAWLNRSNILYAGNDRWTSDPRVRLLINTPEEFSILITQVGLGDEGLYTCSFQTRHQPYTTQVYLIVHVPARIVNISSPVTVNEGGNVNLLCLAVGRPEPTVTWRQLRDGFTSEGEILEISDIQRGQAGEYECVTHNGVNSAPDSRRVLVTVNYPPTITDVTSARTAVGRAALLRCEAMAVPPADFQWYKDDRLLSSGTAEGLKVQTERTRSMLLFANVSARHYGNYTCRAANRLGASSASMRLLRPGSLENSAPRPPGPLTLLSALGWLWWMM; encoded by the exons ATGCCCCCCCCTGCGCCCGGGGCCCGGCTCCGGCTCCTCGCCGCCGCCGCCCTGGCCGGCTTGGCCGTCATCAGCCGAG GGCTGCTGTCCCAGAGCCTGGAGTTCAGCTCTCCCGCCGACAACTACACCGTGTGCGAAGGTGACAATGCCACACTCAG CTGCTTCATTGATGAGCACGTGACCCGCGTAGCCTGGCTGAACCGCTCCAACATCCTGTATGCCGGCAACGACCGCTGGACGAGTGACCCACGGGTGCGGCTGCTCATCAACACGCCCGAGGAGTTCTCCATCCTCATCACCCAGGTCGGGCTGGGCGACGAAGGCCTCTACACCTGCTCCTTCCAGACCCGCCACCAGCCGTACACCACTCAGGTCTACCTCATTGTGCATG TCCCCGCCCGCATTGTGAACATCTCCTCACCCGTGACGGTGAACGAGGGCGGCAATGTGAACCTGCTTTGCCTGGCTGTTGGGCGGCCAGAGCCCACAGTCACCTGGAGGCAGCTCCGAG ATGGCTTCACCTCTGAGGGCGAGATCCTTGAGATCTCCGACATCCAGCGTGGCCAGGCTGGGGAATATGAATGCGTAACTCACAACGGGGTCAACTCAGCACCTGACAGCCGCCGCGTGCTGGTCACAGTCAACT ACCCTCCAACCATCACGGACGTGACCAGTGCCCGCACAGCCGTGGGCCGGGCTGCCCTCTTGCGCTGCGAAGCCATGGCGGTGCCCCCTGCGGACTTCCAGTGGTACAAGGATGACAGACT GCTGAGCAGCGGCACGGCGGAGGGGCTGAAGGTGCAAACGGAGCGCACCCGCTCGATGCTACTCTTCGCCAACGTGAGCGCCCGACATTACGGCAACTACACGTGTCGCGCCGCCAACCGGCTCGGAGCTTCCAGCGCCTCCATGCGGCTCTTGC gcCCAGGATCCCTGGAGAACTCAGCCCCGAGACCCCCAGGACCCCTgaccctcctctctgccctgggTTGGCTGTGGTGGATGATGTAG